CCAGGACGACGAGGTCGCTGACGTAGGGGCGCGGCAGCATCGCCTCGAGGCGCTCGCGGTCGAGCTTCGGCAGGGGCGGGATCAGCGGAGCGCCTCCATCTCCAGGGCGACGTCGGCGGCGCGGACCGAGTGGGTGAGCGACCCGACGCTCAGGAAGCCGACGCCGGTCGCCGCGACGGCGCGGAGCGCGCCGGGCCGCAGCCCTCCCGACGCCTCCAGGAGCACGCGGCCCGCGGCCCGCTCGACGCAGCGGCGGATCGTCGCGACGTCCATGTTGTCCAGCAGGACCCTGCCCGCGCCCGCCCGGATCGCGTCTTCCATCTCCTCGAGGGAGCGGACCTCGGCGGTCACGCGGGCGGCCGGGTGCCCCGCCGCGAGGGCGCGGGCCACCGCCCGGCCCACGGGTCCCGCCACCGCGAGGTGGGTGTCCTTGATCATGACCGCGTCGTGGAGGCCGAGCCTGTGGTTCTCGCATCCCCCGGCGGCGACCGCGTACTTGTCGAGGATCCTGAGGCCAGGGGCGGTCTTGCGGGTGTCGAGGATCACAGCGCCGGTTCCCGCGACCTCCTCGACGGCCGCGCGCGCGGAGGCGGCGATCCCGCAC
The genomic region above belongs to Terriglobia bacterium and contains:
- the nadC gene encoding carboxylating nicotinate-nucleotide diphosphorylase produces the protein MNPPSLDPAALRRIVRAAIEEDLGERGDLTTAAVVDAGCRGRGRIVARRETVVAGIPVAREVFLFLDPSLGFDACLPEGERAGAGAVLAEVSGPARPILAGERTALNFLGRMCGIAASARAAVEEVAGTGAVILDTRKTAPGLRILDKYAVAAGGCENHRLGLHDAVMIKDTHLAVAGPVGRAVARALAAGHPAARVTAEVRSLEEMEDAIRAGAGRVLLDNMDVATIRRCVERAAGRVLLEASGGLRPGALRAVAATGVGFLSVGSLTHSVRAADVALEMEALR